Sequence from the Deltaproteobacteria bacterium genome:
GCCCGAGGACCGCGACGCGCTGCGCGGCCTGCGCCTGCTCGAGCGGAGGCGCGCGCCGGGCTGAAGCCGTGGCCGCCTCGTGCTCAGCGCAGCGCGAGCGCCCACGCCCCCGCGATTCCGGCGAGGGCGGCCGCACCGCCGAGGCGCTGCGTGCGGGGCGACCCGATCGTGGCACCGAGCCCGCTTGCGAGGGCGCCGAGCCCGAGCCCGGCCGCGAGCCCGAAGCCGTGCGCCCAGACGTCGGCCCGCTCGCCCTCGGTGCCGATCATCGCGAGCAGCGCCAGGGCGGCCGCCACGGGCACGAACGCGCGCCGGCCGCGGAGCCCGCTCCCGCGGCCCAGCACGAGGCCGCGCCCCGCCAGCAGGCCGAGCGCGCCGAACACCGCCGTCGAGGCGCCGACCACCTCGTGCGGCCCTGGGCGCAGGACGGCGTTCGCGAGGTTGCCGGCGGCGCCGCTCAGCAGGACGAGGGCTGCGCCGACGCCGAACCCGAAGACGCGGAAGACGCCGGCCAGGAAGAGCGCGCCGGCCGCCGCGTTCCCGACCACGTGCGGGAGATCCGCATGGAGCGTGAGCGCCGTGACCGTGCGCCAGAGCTCGCCGGCCCGCACGCGCGCCGCGTCGGCGGCGCCACGTTCGAACCAGACGACACCCGCGCGGCGCGCGCCGGTGACGAGGAAGAAGGCGAGCAGCGCGGCCACGACGCCCAGCGCGTGCGGGATCGCCGCCGGATCGAGAGCCGGGGGCGGCGGCGCGGGCCGCGCCGGCGGCGGGTTCTCGCGCTCGAAGGCCGCGAGCGCCGCGCGGGCCGCGTTCGCCTCCAGGGCAGGGACCCACAGCGCGAAGCCCTCCGGTCCCGACAGGACCTGCGGGTGCAGACCGGACGCTTCGAGCACGAGTGCGGCCTCGTCGACGGGCGCGCGCCGGGGCGCCCGCCGCAGCTCCACCGGGGCGTCGTCCATCGAGCCGCAGGGTAGGCCTTCAGCCGGCGGCGGCGGAGGCAGCCAGCGCGTCGGCGTCGCCGTAGGCGGGCAGCCGGGCGAGGAAGCAGGCGCCTCCGCGGGGCCCCGGCCGCAGCTCGAGCACACCGCCGTGCTCGCGCACGATGTCGAAGGCGATCGCGAGCCCTAGGCCGGTGCCCTCCTCGGGCCCCTTGGTCGTGAAGAAGGGGTCGAAGATCCGCTCGCGGAGCGCCTCGGGGACGCCGGGGCCGTCGTCGAGGACCGCCAGCTCGATGATGTCGCGTGTCAGCCGTGTGTACACCGTTATATGTCTATCCGTGTGTCCGGCCAGTGCCTGCTTTGCGTTCACGAGCAGGTTCAGGACGACCTGGGTCAGGCGCTGCGCGGAGCCGTGCACGGCGGGCAGGCCCTCGGCGAGCCATGCTTCGATCGTGACGCCTCGGTTGTGGTGCAGCTCGGCGAGCCGGATCGCCTCGTGTACCGCCTCGTTCACGTCGACCGGCCCGAGCTCCTCGGCGGGCAGGCGCGAGAAGCGGCGCATCGCGCCGACGATGCGCCCGATGCGGTCGATCCCGTCCAGGCACTCCGCGACGATCTGGGGCAGCTCGGCCAGCTCCTGGGCCTCCGGGTCCGTCCGGGCGAGGGTGTCCACGTGCTTCGCGAGCTGCCCGCCGAGCCGCTCGAGCTGGTGCAGGTTCGCGCGCACGAAGGCGAGCGGGTTGTTGACCTCGTGCGCGACGCCGGCGGCGAGGCTGCCGACCGTCTCGAGCTTCTGGGTCTGGCGCAGCAGGCGCTCGTAGCGGCGTTCCTCGGTGCGGTCGCGCAGCACCAGCACGCGCGCGAGGGCGCTCCGGTCCGGCCCACGCAGGCACTTGCCGGTCACCTCGAGGATCCGGTCGAGCCGTGCGGACAGCTCCCGGCGCGGCAAGACCTCGTCGGGACCGAGCGCGAGCGCCGCGCTCGCGAGCGCGCTGCTCGGCTCGGGCTCGCGCCCGATCTCGCGCAGGAGGAGCGACAGCGCGTGGCCGCGCACGCCCTCGACGGGGCGGCCCAGGATCTCGAGCGCGCGCAGGTTCGCGTCGAGCACGAGACCGGCGCCGTCGGTGATCAACACGCCGTCGTGCAGGTGGTCGATCACGTCGCGCCGGGCGAGCGGGAGTGCGTCGAGGAAGTGCAGGCGGAAGATCCCGAAGGTGAAGAGCAGGATCGAGATGGCGAGCGCGCCCGGGGTCGGGTCGTAGCGGAGCGGCAGCAGCTTCGACACGAAGAGCAGACTCGCGCCCGCCGGCAGTAGGGCCCCGGTGATGGCGATCCACATGCGGGAGCGCTCGTTGCGCTCGAAGGTCCGCCGGGCGGCGAGCACGAACAGCACGACGCCGGCCGCGATGGTCGGGTAGGCGAAGGCCAGCCAGCTGTAGAAGAGCGGGCCGCGCTCGAGGGCGGTCTGCGAGAACGAGCGGACGAAGAGCCGATGCGTGTCGTTGGTGGCGAGCGCGAGCCACGCGAAGACGGCCGGGACGAAGAGCGCCGCGACGACCAGGGGGCGGCGCTCGAGGGTCTCGCCCCGCGCATAGCGCGCGGCGAGCACGAGCCAGAGCGGAGGCACCGCGGCGATCCCGAGCCACGCGAAGCGGAAGCCCTGCCAGGCGGTGGCGTCGTCGGGAGCCGCGAAGCGCCAGATCACGCCCGCCGCCCACAGGATCAGGCTCGCCAGCAGCCCGAGCAGCGGGCTGCGCAGCGGTGTGCGCAAGGGGCGCAGGAGCAGGTAGACGGCGAGGCTGGATGCCAGCACCAGGGACGCGGCGGCCTGCACGATCGCATAGGACATCGCCGCCGCTCATCGGCCGGCCGGAGGATGGCAATGAGCGCCCGCGCGCCGCCTCAGGCGCCGGCGAGGAAGCGCCCCGGCTCCACCTCGCGCACCCGGCCGGCGGCGAGCAGGCGAGCCAGGTGCTGCTCCATGCTGCGCCGCTCCACCGGTTCCGCCCAGCCCACGGCGTCCTCGGGCCGGTAGACGAAGCGGTGGCGGGCGATCGCGGCCAGGTCGTGCGGCCCGCCGCGCAGGAAGACGAGGAGCCGCTCCTCCCGCTCGGCGATCTTCGCGGCGAAGCGCTCGATCCGCGCGCGCGCCTCGTCTGGGTCGCTCAACACGCCGACGTGGTGGAAGGTCGCCCAGTGGCGCGGCCGGAGCCCGCGCAGGCGCGCGAGCGTGCGCTCGAAGTCCTCGAGGTCCGACCAGGCGTCGCCGTAGTAGGGACCGAAGCTCGAGAGGTCGACGTCGGCGAGGTAGAGCACGTCGTCGGGCTCGATCCAGAAGAAGCAGTGGCCTCGCGTGTGGCCGGGCGCGTGGAGGACGCGCACGCGCACGTCGCCGCCGAGCTCGAAGACGGCGCCCTCGGCGAAGCCCTCCGCGTCGGGCCGCGCCACGTAGTGGAACTGCTCGACGACGACGCGCCGGAAGGCGTCGCGGGCGGGCCCCGGGTAGCCGTAGATCGCCATCATCCCATCGAGCGAGCGCAGGCCCGGAAGGTCGGCCTCGTGCAGGAGCCAGGGCACATCGGGGAACAGGTGGTTGCCCGCGAGGTGGTCCTCGTGGCAGTGGCTGTTGAGGACGCGGTCCACCGCCGGCAGCCGGCCGCGCCGGGGCAGGAGGGCGAGGGAGGGGTCGATCACCAGCGCCTCGGCCGGGCCGCGCACCAGCAGGCTGTTGCCGTGGGGGTACTTCCCGCCCCGCTCTCCGAACAGCACGGTGACGGCGCCGATCGTGCGCTCCGGGAGCTCGCTCATGGGCTGCGGACGGTACCGGGGCGGCCGGCTCAGGTCGATCCGGCGGCCGGCCGAAGCGGGCGGCCATGGACGGCAGGCCCGAGAAGCCCCTCAGCGAGGCCGCCGCACGCGCGCGGCGCCTGGTCGCGGTCGTCTGCGCCTGGTGTCGGGTGTCGCTCGGTGTCCGCCCGGCGACCCCGGTCACGGCAGGCACGGTGAGCCACGGGCTCTGTCCGAGCTGCGCTCGCCGGCTGCACGGCGCCTGAGGCGCATCGCAGGCCGGAATACGTCCGGTGGATGCCGCTCAGGGAGCGCCCGTACGCGGCGGGAGCAGGTTGCCCGGGTTCAGGAGGCCCTCGGGGTCGAGCGCGTCCTTGAGCTTCAGGAGCAGCTCCGCGCCCGCCGCACCGACCTCCTGCGCGAGCCAGCCGCGCCGCACGCGTCCGATCCCGTGGTGGTGCGCGATGCCGCCGCCGGCGGCGAGCGTCGCCTCCATCGTGCGCCGCCAGCACTCTGCGTAGACGGCCGGGATCTGGTGCGCTTCGGCGGGCCTCACCGCGAAGCTGAAGTAGAGGTTCGCACCCGAGCGGTAGGCGTGGCTCGCGTGGGCACTCGCCGCAAGCAGGCCGGGCACCTCGCCGAGCGAGCGGACGACGCCCTCGTAGAGCGCCGGGAGCCGGCTCCAGGTGGCCGCCACCTCGATCGTGTCGACGACGACGCCCTGCTCGAGGAAGCTGCGGAAGCTCGGCACCTGGTTGCGGTGCGCGAGCCAGTGGGACACCGCATCCGGATCGGTCGGGGAGCCGCCGCCCTCCCGGCACAGGGCCGAAGCGGCGGCGAGCTCGGCTTCGACGGCCGGGGCGGGCCCCTCGTGCAGGAGCAGCAGCAGGGCGCGGCCGCGCGGCGCGAAGTCGCGGAAGCCGCGGCGCGACTCGCGCGGGTCGTAGAGGCGCACGACCGGGGGCCGCCAGCCCGCGCGCAGCAGCCGGCGCATGGCGAGCAAGCCGGCCTCGAAGGAGGCGAAGTGCAGGGCCTGACCGCGTGACGCCTCCGGCAGCGCCCGCAGCGAGAAGGTGACCTCGGTCACGATCCCGAGCGTGCCTTCGCTGCCGAGGAAGAGCTGGCGCAGGTCGGGGCCGGCCGCGGCGCGCGGCGTCTCGCGCGTGCGCAGGATCGATCCGTCGGCGAGCACGACCTCGAGCGCCAGGACGGCGTCCTCGATGCTCCCGTAGGCCGTCGAGAACTGGCCGGCCGCACGGGTCGCGACCCAGCCGCCGACCGTCGAGAGCGCGATCGACTGCGGGTGGTGGCCGATCGTGAAGCCCTCCTGGCGGACGCGCTCCTCGGCGTCGGCGCCCATCGTGCCGGCGCGGAACACGGCGAGCGCGTCGTCGGCGTCGAGGCGCACCAGGCCGGCGAGCGCGCGCGTCGAGAGCACGACGTGCTCGGCGCCGGCCTGCACCGCGCCGCACACGCCCGAGCCGCCGCCGCGCGTGACGAGCGGAAGGCCGAGCGCGCGGCAGGCGCGCAGGGCCTGCGCCACCGCGCCGGTGTCGCGGGGCTCGAGCACCGCGAGCGGCAGCGGGCCACCGCGGCCTGCGAGCGCCGCCCACTCGGCCATCACCCAGGCGTCGGCGCGGTGCGCGGCGCGGGTGGCCTCGTCGTCGCGCACCATCGCGCCGAGCTCACGGCGCAGCTCGGCGAGCGCCGCGCTCACGAGCCCGGCTCCGCGAGGCGTCGCGCCCCGCGCTCGACGACCGGATCCGGAGCCGCGCCGGCGCTCCGGAACGCGAGATCGGCCGCGAGGCGCGCACGCAGGGCGGCGCGTTCGCGCTCCGTGCGCTCCGGCGACCAGCCGAGCAGCGCCGCCATCCGCGCCGCCGCCGGCTCGACGATGGCCTCGCGCGCGCTCGGATCGTAGAGGGCCACCCGCGTGCGCCGGTAGACGAGGTCCTCGAGCGTGCGGGCCGCCTCGATCTCCACCGCGTGACCGACCTCGCCCGCGAGCACCGTCGCGCCGGGCACCAGCGGCTCGCGGCCGCGTGCCACCACCGCCTCGGCCTCCGCGCCGTAGAGGCGCGCGAGCCGGTCCGCGGCAGCCGCATCGAGATGGGCCTGGGCGGCGAGCCGCGCGGCGAGGGCGTCCACCTCGCCGGCGAAGTCGCCGCCCGGGAGCGGCGGCTCCGCGCCGGGCTCGGCGAGCTGGCGGCCGAGCTGCTCCGCCACCCGCGCGACCGTGGCCTCGGCCATCTTGCGATAGCCGGTGAGCTTGCCGCCGGCGATCGTGAGCACGCCGGCAGGGCCGAGCAGGAGCTCGTCCTTGCGCGAGATCTCGGTGGGCGCCTTCCCGGGCTGTGCCACGAGCGGCCGCAGCCCGGCCCAGGCCGTCACGCAATCGGCAGGCTGCAGGGTGGACACGTTGAAGTGGCGGACCACAGGCTCGAGCAGGTACTCGACGTCGGCGCGCTCGACCGGGGGCTCGCGGTCGGCACCGCCGCCGTAGCTGGTGTCGGTGGTGCCGAGGTAGACGACCTCGCCGCGCGGGATCGCGAAGATCGAGCGCCGATCGGCGGCGCCCAGGATCGCGATGTGCCGGATCGGCAGGCACGCGGCCGGCAGGCCCACGTGCACCCCCTTCGAGAGGTGCAGGAGCGGCGCCGCCCCGGGCGCCTCGAGCCGCCGCAGCGCCTCGACCCAGGGGCCCGCCGCGTTCACGACCACGCCCGCCCGCACCCGGATCCGCCGCCCGCTCTCGGCGCAGCGTGCCTCGACGCCACACGCGCGCCCGCCCTCGACGAGCACGGCCTCGACGGGCGCGTAGGAGAGAGCGCGCGCGCCGGCCGCCGCGGCGTCGCGCAGGTTCGCGAGCACGAGGCGAGCGTCGTCCGTCAGGTACTCGCGGTAGACGCAGGCCCAGGGCGTGCGGTCGCGGCGCAGGAGGGGCTCGCGGCGCGCGAGCTCCTCGGCGTTCCAGTTCCGGTGGCGGTCGGCCTCGGCGACGGCGCCGAGAGTCTCGTAGGTGCCGAGCCCGGCGCGGAACTTGAGCAGCGCCGCCCGCGAGCGGGCCGGCACCAGCATCCAGCGCGGTTCGGCCAGGTGCGGCGCGAGCCGGTGCACGTGCTTGCGCTCGAGAGCCGTCTCGCGCACCAGCGCCACGTCGCCGAGCGCCAGGTAGCGGAGCCCGCCGTGGATCAGCTTCGAGGAGCGGCTCGAGGTGCCCGAGGCGAAGTCGCACGCCTCGAGCAGCGCCACCGAGAGCCCGCGGCGGGCGGCCTCGCGCGCAACGCCCGCGCCGGTGATGCCACCGCCGATCACCACGCAGTCGAAGCGCTCGCGCTCGAGGGCGTCGAGGCCTGCGCTGCGATCGGAGCTGGAGAGGACGGGCGCGCTCACGGGCCGCCGGACGCCTCGCTGGGCTTCTGGAGCGTCTGGAGGTACTCGACGATCAACAGCATGGTTCCACGGCGCGCCGCCTCACGGGCGGGCGACTCCGCGCGCTCGCCCGCGTAGAGCTGCTCACCCCAGACGGGCATGCCGGAGGTCCCGTGGGCGCGCGGGGCTCCGCGCCCGTCGAGGAAGTCGGCGAGGCGCTCGCGCTCGAGCGGATCGCCCCAGCGCGTGGCGAGCCGGGTCAGGTCGCTCGGCGGCGGGCTCGAGCTGGCGCCGGCCGGGCCGTCGCCGCGCGCGCTCGCGCCGTGACAGCTCGCGCAGTAGCGCGCGTAGAGGTCTGCACCGCTCTCGAGAACGGGGTCCTGCGCGCTGCCGGGCGCAGGATCCGCCTCCCGGGGCTCCCGCTCCGGCCCGGGCGCGCAGGCGGCAGCGGCGGCAAGGCCGAGGGCGAGCAGCCAGGGACGCATCGCGGTCCTCCCGGAGAGCGGAGGTAGCAGCTCGCTCGGCCCCACCGCCATCGCCATCGGCTAGAGTGGCGCGATGCAGGACCTCTCGCGCTTCGCGTTCAGCGAGGACGGCCCGTGGGAGGTCGATCCCGAGCGCATGGCGTGGCGGCACGAGGTGGATCGCCTCCGGGTGGCCAGCCAGGCGCAGGTGCCCGACTGGGTGCGCCGACGCGCGCTGCCGCCGCTGCGGCGCTCGGCGAGCGCCGGCGCGCGCGTGGGTGGGGCGCTGCTCGCGTGGCGCCTCGGCGAGCGCCGCGCCGGTGGCGAGGCCTCGCGCGCCGGGCTCTCGCGGCGGCTGCGGCGCGCGTTCGAGGCGCTCGGCCCCTCGTACATCAAGCTCGGCCAGATCGTGTCGTCGGGGCAGGGGCTCTTCCCGCCCGAGCTCGTCCGCGAGTTCCGCCAGCTGCGCGATCGCGTTCCGCCCGAGCCCTTCGAGGTCGTGCGGCGGGTCGTCGAGGAGGATCTCGGCCGGCCACTCGAGGAGAGCTTCGGGTCCTTCGAGCGCGCGCCGCTCGCGGCCGCCTCGATCGCGCAGGTGCACCCGGCCGTGCTGCGCAGCGGCGAGCCCGTCGTGGTCAAGGTGCAGCGGCCGCAGGTGGCGCGGCTCGTGCGCCTCGACCTCGCTGCGATGGCGTGGATCGCGCCGTGGCTGGTGGGACGGATCCCGGTGGCGGCGCTCGCGAACCCGCCGGCGCTGGTCGAGCTCTTCGCCGAGACCATCGCCGAGGAGCTCGACTTCCGGCTCGAGGCCCAGAACATGCTCGACATCGCGCACCTCCTGCGTGACGCCGGGCAGACCATCGTGGTGGTGCCGCGCCCGCACCCGGAGCTGGTGACGCGCCGGGTGCTGGTGATGGAGCGGCTCGGGGGCTTCCACTACGACGACATCGAAGGGATGAAGGCCGCCGGCATCGACACCGGCCAGATGGTGCGCTCGCTCATGATCTCGTTCCTCGAGGGCGCCATGATCTACGGCGTCTTCCACGGCGACCTGCACGGCGGGAACCTCTCGGTCCTGCGCGACGGCCGCGTGGCGCTCTACGACTACGGTATGACCGGCCGGATGGAGGAGCCGCAGCGGCTCGCCTTCCTGCGCATGATGATGACCGGCGCGGTCAACGACGTGCGCGGCCAGCTCGCGGCCTTCCGCGACCTCGGCGCGCTGCCGCCCGACGCCGACCTCGACGAGATGCTGCGCCTGCTCAAGGTCGACGAGCCCGTACGCGATCCCACCCGGATGAGCAGCCAGGAGCTGGTGCACGAGATCCAGGACGTGATCAAGGGCCTGCTGCGCCATGGCGCGCGCCTGCCCAAGCACCTGATGCTCTACGTGAAGAACATGCTCTTCTTCGACGGCTCGATCGCGCGCTTCGCGCCCGACGTGAACCTGTTCGGCGAGGTGGCCAAGATCTACGCCTACTTCGCCGAGAAGCACGGCGCGCGGATCGCGCGCGACATCGGCTTCGACCCCGGCCAGGCGCAGCTCGACCTGGAGGGCATGAAGAAGTCGATGGGGCTCGAGAACGACGTCGAGCAGCTCACCCACCGCCAGCTCCAGGAGCGGCGGCAGGCGATCCGCGAGCGGCTCGAGGAGGCAGGTCCGCAGCTGCGCCGGGGTGCCTAGCTCGGACGGCTGTCCCCAGAACGGGTGATGGCGCCGGCCCGGGCGCTGGGGTCGAATGGGTTCCGGGCAAGGGATCCCCGTGGAACGACCCCGGGGAACGGATCGACGAGAGCGGATCGAAGGAAACGGGCCGAAGGAGCCGGGTCCGATGGCGCTCCCCGCCGTCTTGCTGGTCGAGGACGATGCGGCCACCCGCGCGCGGTTGCGCGCGGTGATCGAGGCCCACGCGGGGCTTGCGCTCGCGGGCGCCGTCGGGAGCTGTGCCGAGGCGCGCGCGGCGCTCGCCGGCGCCGCGCCGGCCGTGCTGCTCACCGACATCGGCCTGCCCGATGGCAGCGGCATCGACCTGATCCGCGAGCTGCGCGGCCGGGGCCTGCCGACCCTGTGCATGGTCGTGACCGTCTTCGGAGACGAGCCGCACGTGGTGTCGGCGATCGAGGCGGGCGCGCTCGGCTACCTCCTGAAGGACGCTCCTGCCGAGGCGATCGGGGGCGCGATCCTCGAGATGCTGGCAGGCGGCTCGCCGATGAGCGCACCGGTGGCCCGTTTTCTGTTGAAGCGCTTCGAGCCGGCGCCGGCCGCTCCGGCACCGCCCGCGCCCGCGTCCGGCGCGCCCACGCCCGGTCCCGGTGCTCCCACGCTCTCGGCACGCGAGCGCGAGGTGCTCGGCTACATCGTGAAGGGCTTCACCTACGGCGAGATCGCGCGCCTCACCGGGCTCTCGGCCCATACCGTGGCCACCTACGTGCGGCGCGTGTACGGCAAGCTCGAGGTGCACTCGCGGGGCGAGGCGGTCTACGAGGCGCTGGCCTCCGGGCTCGTTGGCGTCGACGGCTGAGCCGCCGGCCCCTCGCGCGGCAGGCGCAGCCGCACCGTAGTGCCTTGCGGCCCGCTCGCGACGCTGAGCGTCGCGCCGATCCGCTCCGCGCGCTGGCGCATGTTGGCGAGCCCCCGGCCGCCGCCGCTGCGTTCCGCCTCGCCGGGCGCCGCGGGGTCGAAGCCGCGACCGTCGTCGGCGATCTCGACGAAGACCCAGGCCCGATCGCCGTCCCGCTCCTCGCCGGTCCGGACGGTCACCACGCGCGCACGGGCGTGCCGGAAGGCGTTCACCACCGCTTCCTGGAAGATGCGCAGCACCTGGAGCGCGGTCTCGGGGCCGAAGCGCGCCGGCCGCGGGACGTCGCGCACCTCCCACGCGAAGCGCAGTCCGCGCCCTTCCAGGCGCGGCCCGATTCGGGCGCGCGCGGCGCCGAGCAGCGAGAGAAGGTCGGGCTCGGAGGGATCGAGCGAGTCGATGCTGAAGCGCAGGTCTGCGAGCGCGTCGTGGAGCGCCTCGGCGACAGCGCCGCGCTCGAAGCCGCCGCCTTCCACCATCGCGAGCGCCGACACGATCTGCCCGCCGGCCCCGTCGTGCATCTCGCGCATCAGCCGCTCGCGCTCGGCGGTGATCGCGCGGTCGCGCTCGAGCTCGGCCATGCGCGCGTAGCTGCCGGCCAGCTCGCGGCGCTTCTGCTCGACGCGCTCCTCGAGCTCGAGATTGAGCTGCTGGGCCTCCGCGACGCGCGCGCCGAGCGTCGTGACCAGCGCGGCCGCCGTGGCGAGCGCGAGGACGGCCGGGGTGTAGGGGCTCAGCGCGAAGCCGAGCAGCGGGCGTGCGGCGAGCACGCTCACGACGTCGTGCAGGCCCGCCGTCAGCCCGAGGACGCCCGCCGCCAGCAGGCCGGCGCTCGCGTGGGGCATCACTCCGGCGCGCCGGGCGCCGATGGCGAGGTGGAGCAGGTAGGCGGCGATCACGATGTCGACGACCCACCAGAGCCAGTCGACCGCGGGGACGAGCAGGGGCGGCACCAGGAAGCGGAGCAGGGCGCCAGCCGCGATCGTGCCGAGCAGCACCCGTTCGAGGCGTGGCCTCCGGAGCTCGAGCGCGCGGTGGAAGCCGATCGCGAAGAGGGGTGGGAACGAGTGGAGCAGGAGCGACGACGGCAGCCCCTGGCCCACGTCGATCCACGAGCGCATCGGCTCGAGCAGCGGCAGGCACCAGGCGGCCGTGCCCGCGACGAACCAGCCGGCCGCGCGCGTCGGGTCCCAGCGCGCGAGCAGCACCACGATGGCGCCGCAGGCCAGCGCGAACCACGCGAAGGAGGAGGGCGCCACCGACTGGCGCAGGTAGTCGCGCTCGCGCTCGGCGTGCACGCTCTCGGCAGGACCGATCACGAGGGTGCCGAGCGTGCCGATCCGCCAGACCGCCGTGCGGTAGCGCAGCGCCAGCTCGTTCGCGGCGGGGTGCAGCTCGTCGGCGGGCATCAGGACGAGCAGATCCGGCTCGGTGGGCAGGAGCTCGCCGTACTGCGGTCGCGCATCGAGCTGCGGACGCCCGTTCAGGAGCACCCGCAGATGCTCCCAGTCGCCCGGGATCGTGACCGCCCACGGCTCGTGCCGGCTGGCCGCGAACTCGACGCGGTACCAGCCTTCGAGGGACTGCGCGCGGCGCCGCAGACCCCAACGGTCCGGGAGTGCCACCGCTCGCCAGCCAGGATCGTCGCGCGGCGGAAGCTCCTCCCGCGCCGTCGGGTGGAACCACGCCCGGGTCACCCGCTCGAGCGCCGCAGGAGACGGCGGCGCGGGCGCGCAGCCGGCCGCGAGCGAGGCCGCCACGAGCAGGGCGAGGGCAGGAAGGCGCACCGGCCCGGATCGCTTCACGCGCCCCAGGCTAGGGCTACACCCGCGCGGCACGCTCGTAGGGGGTGGGCCGGGCCGGGTCGAAGCGGCCGAGCTCGCGCTCGAGGCGGCGGGCCGGCCGCGCCGCGAGCGCCAGGCCCTGCTCGGCGAGGAACGCCCCGAGATGGCGCCGGCAGAAGCCCAGCGCCTCCGCGGGGGTCAGCCGCTCGGGGTCGAGGCCCACCTCGCGCAGCCGCAGCCACAGGGCATAGCGCGACACCAGGCGGCCCACGCCCACCGAGAGCTCCGCATGGAGATGGTCGAACACGCGGCGCATCGAGCCTCCGGTCCCCAGGGATCTAGGTGGGAAGGCGGAGCGCCGCGTGTCACACGTCGAGGCCGACCGCGCGCATCAGCTCGATCGCGTTGCTGCGGGTCACCA
This genomic interval carries:
- a CDS encoding ATP-binding protein produces the protein MKRSGPVRLPALALLVAASLAAGCAPAPPSPAALERVTRAWFHPTAREELPPRDDPGWRAVALPDRWGLRRRAQSLEGWYRVEFAASRHEPWAVTIPGDWEHLRVLLNGRPQLDARPQYGELLPTEPDLLVLMPADELHPAANELALRYRTAVWRIGTLGTLVIGPAESVHAERERDYLRQSVAPSSFAWFALACGAIVVLLARWDPTRAAGWFVAGTAAWCLPLLEPMRSWIDVGQGLPSSLLLHSFPPLFAIGFHRALELRRPRLERVLLGTIAAGALLRFLVPPLLVPAVDWLWWVVDIVIAAYLLHLAIGARRAGVMPHASAGLLAAGVLGLTAGLHDVVSVLAARPLLGFALSPYTPAVLALATAAALVTTLGARVAEAQQLNLELEERVEQKRRELAGSYARMAELERDRAITAERERLMREMHDGAGGQIVSALAMVEGGGFERGAVAEALHDALADLRFSIDSLDPSEPDLLSLLGAARARIGPRLEGRGLRFAWEVRDVPRPARFGPETALQVLRIFQEAVVNAFRHARARVVTVRTGEERDGDRAWVFVEIADDGRGFDPAAPGEAERSGGGRGLANMRQRAERIGATLSVASGPQGTTVRLRLPREGPAAQPSTPTSPEASAS